In a genomic window of Pseudoliparis swirei isolate HS2019 ecotype Mariana Trench chromosome 20, NWPU_hadal_v1, whole genome shotgun sequence:
- the gab2 gene encoding GRB2-associated-binding protein 2 isoform X1: MSGGEIIFQGWLRKSPPEKKLRRYAWKKRWFILRSGRMSGDPDVLEYYKNDHSKKPIRVIDLHCCEQVDAGLTFKRKEFQDSFVFDIKTSDRTFYLVAETEEEMNKWVRSICQLCGFNQSDDNHDGRLHHMPRSVGADVTDSMAPLTGERKSSAPIHSSQPVLFTFDVPVRHTHHSSLSNSAPQDYLLLHQCMSRKTESARSASFSQATRSNLFVGSDSAVQKLSHGFSHCLNGMGAQLHGFYSLPKPIKHQLPGLDDSPQEACYVLPQGYSSEAPAHSGLGEPDLENEEVYTFKMPCNALAVVHSNERPTDNYDLPTTPGSFYQIPRTFDKNHNALTPSSSESSCAPPPRPPKPSQGSEGQWGSPQSAGSQNGEMTPAVSVIPRRNTLPAVENIRLHRGSSFETNSHHRPIHFNNSGQSVESVNDGFSSYLRTKAPLTRSDSGNSDDNYVPMNPGSSPLSAAQADSPKNIYIPMSPGPHHFDFPGFSATLPARKGSSASLCHRPSRLSDVTPPPINRNLKPNRKSKPTPLDLKNNGIIDELPFKSPVTMSWTRPMPAMNSISSQHCRPISTQSITSTDSADSEENYVAMQNPASTSPAVSGTSSPAPRKCGNVDYLALDFQPGSPSPHRKPSTSSVTSDEKVDYVQVDKEKTQALQSTMQEWTDVRQSTEPAKGVKS; this comes from the exons GCGTGGAAGAAACGCTGGTTCATACTCCGCAGCGGCCGCATGAGTGGTGACCCAGATGTCCTTGAGTACTACAAGAACGACCACTCCAAGAAACCTATCCGGGTCATCGACCTGCACTGCTGCGAACAGGTGGACGCCGGCCTGACCTTCAAGAGGAAGGAGTTCCAGGACAGCTTTGTGTTTGACATCAAGACCTCAGACCGCACTTTTTATCTCGTAgccgagacggaggaggagatgaacaaGTGGGTCCGCTCCATCTGCCAGCTGTGTGGGTTCAACCAGTCGGACGACAACCACG ATGGCAGGTTACACCATATGCCCCGTTCTGTCGGAGCAGATGTCACCGACTCGATGGCTCCGCTGACCGGAGAACGCAAGTCCTCTGCCCCCATCCACTCCAGCCAGCCTGTCCTCTTCACCTTTGATGTGCCTGTCCGCCACACACACCATAGCTCCCTGTCCAACAGcgcaccccaggactacctcctcctccaccagtgcATGAGCAGGAAGACAGAGAGTGCACG GAGTGCCAGTTTCTCCCAGGCCACACGAAGCAATCTGTTTGTCGGGAGCGACTCTGCGGTGCAGAAACTCTCCCATGGCTTTTCCCACTGCCTCAATGGCATGGGGGCCCAGTTGCACGGCTTCTACAGCCTGCCCAAGCCGATAAAACACCAGTTACCGGGGCTCGATGACTCCCCGCAGGAGGCCTGTTACGTGCTTCCGCAAGGTTACAGCTCCGAGGCACCGGCTCACAGCGGTCTAGGTGAGCCAGACCTGGAGAACGAGGAGGTTTACACCTTCAAGATGCCCTGCAACGCCCTTGCCGTCGTGCACAGCAACGAACGTCCGACTGACAATTACGACCTTCCTACGACGCCTGGCTCCTTCTACCAGATCCCCCGGACGTTTGATAAGAATCACAATGCCTTGACACCCTCTAGCTCTGAGTCTTCTTGTGCTCCTCCTCCCAGGCCCCCTAAACCAAGCCAGGGTTCAGAGGGTCAATGGGGGAGTCCGCAGTCTGCAGGGAGCCAGAACGGAGAGATGACGCCTGCAGTGTCAGTTATCCCACGCAGGAATACTCTCCCTGCTGTCGAGAACATCCGGTTACACAGAG GCTCCTCCTTTGAAACTAACAGCCATCACCGTCCCATCCATTTCAACAACTCCGGCCAGTCTGTTGAGTCTGTCAATGACGGGTTCAGCTCCTACCTG AGAACCAAAGCGCCTCTGACTCGCTCAGACAGCGGCAACTCCGATGACAACTATGTGCCCATGAATCCTGGCTCCTCGCCACTCAGCGCTGCCCaggctgacagccctaaaaatATCTACATCCCGATGAGTCCTGGGCCACATCACTTTGATTTCCCAGGATTCTCTGCAACATTACCTGCCCGTAAGGGGAGCAGCGCCTCTCTGTGTCACCGGCCCAGCCGCCTCAGTGATGTCACACCACCACCAATCAACCGCAACCTCAAACCCAACAGGAAAT CGAAGCCAACACCTCTTGATTTGAAGAACAATGGGATCATTGATGAGCTGCCATTTAAGAGCCCAGTCACTATGTCCTGGACACGGCCCAT GCCTGCTATGAACTCCATTTCCTCGCAGCATTGTCGACCCATCTCTACACAGAGCATCACCAGCACCGACTCTGCAGACAGTGAGGAGAACTATGTGGCTATG CAGAACCCAGCGTCTACCTCCCCAGCCGTGAGCGGCACCAGCAGCCCGGCCCCTAGGAAGTGTGGCAACGTGGACTACCTAGCCCTGGATTTCCAGCCAGGGTCACCCAGTCCGCACAGAAAA CCGTCTACATcctccgtgacctcggatgagaAGGTGGACTACGTGCAAGTTGACAAGGAGAAGACCCAGGCACTGCAAAGCACCATGCAAGAGTGGACCGATGTGCGGCAGTCTACTGAACCTGCCAAGGGGGTCAAGTCCTGA
- the gab2 gene encoding GRB2-associated-binding protein 2 isoform X3, with translation MSGDPDVLEYYKNDHSKKPIRVIDLHCCEQVDAGLTFKRKEFQDSFVFDIKTSDRTFYLVAETEEEMNKWVRSICQLCGFNQSDDNHDGRLHHMPRSVGADVTDSMAPLTGERKSSAPIHSSQPVLFTFDVPVRHTHHSSLSNSAPQDYLLLHQCMSRKTESARSASFSQATRSNLFVGSDSAVQKLSHGFSHCLNGMGAQLHGFYSLPKPIKHQLPGLDDSPQEACYVLPQGYSSEAPAHSGLGEPDLENEEVYTFKMPCNALAVVHSNERPTDNYDLPTTPGSFYQIPRTFDKNHNALTPSSSESSCAPPPRPPKPSQGSEGQWGSPQSAGSQNGEMTPAVSVIPRRNTLPAVENIRLHRGSSFETNSHHRPIHFNNSGQSVESVNDGFSSYLRTKAPLTRSDSGNSDDNYVPMNPGSSPLSAAQADSPKNIYIPMSPGPHHFDFPGFSATLPARKGSSASLCHRPSRLSDVTPPPINRNLKPNRKSKPTPLDLKNNGIIDELPFKSPVTMSWTRPMPAMNSISSQHCRPISTQSITSTDSADSEENYVAMQNPASTSPAVSGTSSPAPRKCGNVDYLALDFQPGSPSPHRKPSTSSVTSDEKVDYVQVDKEKTQALQSTMQEWTDVRQSTEPAKGVKS, from the exons ATGAGTGGTGACCCAGATGTCCTTGAGTACTACAAGAACGACCACTCCAAGAAACCTATCCGGGTCATCGACCTGCACTGCTGCGAACAGGTGGACGCCGGCCTGACCTTCAAGAGGAAGGAGTTCCAGGACAGCTTTGTGTTTGACATCAAGACCTCAGACCGCACTTTTTATCTCGTAgccgagacggaggaggagatgaacaaGTGGGTCCGCTCCATCTGCCAGCTGTGTGGGTTCAACCAGTCGGACGACAACCACG ATGGCAGGTTACACCATATGCCCCGTTCTGTCGGAGCAGATGTCACCGACTCGATGGCTCCGCTGACCGGAGAACGCAAGTCCTCTGCCCCCATCCACTCCAGCCAGCCTGTCCTCTTCACCTTTGATGTGCCTGTCCGCCACACACACCATAGCTCCCTGTCCAACAGcgcaccccaggactacctcctcctccaccagtgcATGAGCAGGAAGACAGAGAGTGCACG GAGTGCCAGTTTCTCCCAGGCCACACGAAGCAATCTGTTTGTCGGGAGCGACTCTGCGGTGCAGAAACTCTCCCATGGCTTTTCCCACTGCCTCAATGGCATGGGGGCCCAGTTGCACGGCTTCTACAGCCTGCCCAAGCCGATAAAACACCAGTTACCGGGGCTCGATGACTCCCCGCAGGAGGCCTGTTACGTGCTTCCGCAAGGTTACAGCTCCGAGGCACCGGCTCACAGCGGTCTAGGTGAGCCAGACCTGGAGAACGAGGAGGTTTACACCTTCAAGATGCCCTGCAACGCCCTTGCCGTCGTGCACAGCAACGAACGTCCGACTGACAATTACGACCTTCCTACGACGCCTGGCTCCTTCTACCAGATCCCCCGGACGTTTGATAAGAATCACAATGCCTTGACACCCTCTAGCTCTGAGTCTTCTTGTGCTCCTCCTCCCAGGCCCCCTAAACCAAGCCAGGGTTCAGAGGGTCAATGGGGGAGTCCGCAGTCTGCAGGGAGCCAGAACGGAGAGATGACGCCTGCAGTGTCAGTTATCCCACGCAGGAATACTCTCCCTGCTGTCGAGAACATCCGGTTACACAGAG GCTCCTCCTTTGAAACTAACAGCCATCACCGTCCCATCCATTTCAACAACTCCGGCCAGTCTGTTGAGTCTGTCAATGACGGGTTCAGCTCCTACCTG AGAACCAAAGCGCCTCTGACTCGCTCAGACAGCGGCAACTCCGATGACAACTATGTGCCCATGAATCCTGGCTCCTCGCCACTCAGCGCTGCCCaggctgacagccctaaaaatATCTACATCCCGATGAGTCCTGGGCCACATCACTTTGATTTCCCAGGATTCTCTGCAACATTACCTGCCCGTAAGGGGAGCAGCGCCTCTCTGTGTCACCGGCCCAGCCGCCTCAGTGATGTCACACCACCACCAATCAACCGCAACCTCAAACCCAACAGGAAAT CGAAGCCAACACCTCTTGATTTGAAGAACAATGGGATCATTGATGAGCTGCCATTTAAGAGCCCAGTCACTATGTCCTGGACACGGCCCAT GCCTGCTATGAACTCCATTTCCTCGCAGCATTGTCGACCCATCTCTACACAGAGCATCACCAGCACCGACTCTGCAGACAGTGAGGAGAACTATGTGGCTATG CAGAACCCAGCGTCTACCTCCCCAGCCGTGAGCGGCACCAGCAGCCCGGCCCCTAGGAAGTGTGGCAACGTGGACTACCTAGCCCTGGATTTCCAGCCAGGGTCACCCAGTCCGCACAGAAAA CCGTCTACATcctccgtgacctcggatgagaAGGTGGACTACGTGCAAGTTGACAAGGAGAAGACCCAGGCACTGCAAAGCACCATGCAAGAGTGGACCGATGTGCGGCAGTCTACTGAACCTGCCAAGGGGGTCAAGTCCTGA
- the gab2 gene encoding GRB2-associated-binding protein 2 isoform X2 has translation MRPGWNKAWKKRWFILRSGRMSGDPDVLEYYKNDHSKKPIRVIDLHCCEQVDAGLTFKRKEFQDSFVFDIKTSDRTFYLVAETEEEMNKWVRSICQLCGFNQSDDNHDGRLHHMPRSVGADVTDSMAPLTGERKSSAPIHSSQPVLFTFDVPVRHTHHSSLSNSAPQDYLLLHQCMSRKTESARSASFSQATRSNLFVGSDSAVQKLSHGFSHCLNGMGAQLHGFYSLPKPIKHQLPGLDDSPQEACYVLPQGYSSEAPAHSGLGEPDLENEEVYTFKMPCNALAVVHSNERPTDNYDLPTTPGSFYQIPRTFDKNHNALTPSSSESSCAPPPRPPKPSQGSEGQWGSPQSAGSQNGEMTPAVSVIPRRNTLPAVENIRLHRGSSFETNSHHRPIHFNNSGQSVESVNDGFSSYLRTKAPLTRSDSGNSDDNYVPMNPGSSPLSAAQADSPKNIYIPMSPGPHHFDFPGFSATLPARKGSSASLCHRPSRLSDVTPPPINRNLKPNRKSKPTPLDLKNNGIIDELPFKSPVTMSWTRPMPAMNSISSQHCRPISTQSITSTDSADSEENYVAMQNPASTSPAVSGTSSPAPRKCGNVDYLALDFQPGSPSPHRKPSTSSVTSDEKVDYVQVDKEKTQALQSTMQEWTDVRQSTEPAKGVKS, from the exons ATGAGACCAGGGTGGAACAAG GCGTGGAAGAAACGCTGGTTCATACTCCGCAGCGGCCGCATGAGTGGTGACCCAGATGTCCTTGAGTACTACAAGAACGACCACTCCAAGAAACCTATCCGGGTCATCGACCTGCACTGCTGCGAACAGGTGGACGCCGGCCTGACCTTCAAGAGGAAGGAGTTCCAGGACAGCTTTGTGTTTGACATCAAGACCTCAGACCGCACTTTTTATCTCGTAgccgagacggaggaggagatgaacaaGTGGGTCCGCTCCATCTGCCAGCTGTGTGGGTTCAACCAGTCGGACGACAACCACG ATGGCAGGTTACACCATATGCCCCGTTCTGTCGGAGCAGATGTCACCGACTCGATGGCTCCGCTGACCGGAGAACGCAAGTCCTCTGCCCCCATCCACTCCAGCCAGCCTGTCCTCTTCACCTTTGATGTGCCTGTCCGCCACACACACCATAGCTCCCTGTCCAACAGcgcaccccaggactacctcctcctccaccagtgcATGAGCAGGAAGACAGAGAGTGCACG GAGTGCCAGTTTCTCCCAGGCCACACGAAGCAATCTGTTTGTCGGGAGCGACTCTGCGGTGCAGAAACTCTCCCATGGCTTTTCCCACTGCCTCAATGGCATGGGGGCCCAGTTGCACGGCTTCTACAGCCTGCCCAAGCCGATAAAACACCAGTTACCGGGGCTCGATGACTCCCCGCAGGAGGCCTGTTACGTGCTTCCGCAAGGTTACAGCTCCGAGGCACCGGCTCACAGCGGTCTAGGTGAGCCAGACCTGGAGAACGAGGAGGTTTACACCTTCAAGATGCCCTGCAACGCCCTTGCCGTCGTGCACAGCAACGAACGTCCGACTGACAATTACGACCTTCCTACGACGCCTGGCTCCTTCTACCAGATCCCCCGGACGTTTGATAAGAATCACAATGCCTTGACACCCTCTAGCTCTGAGTCTTCTTGTGCTCCTCCTCCCAGGCCCCCTAAACCAAGCCAGGGTTCAGAGGGTCAATGGGGGAGTCCGCAGTCTGCAGGGAGCCAGAACGGAGAGATGACGCCTGCAGTGTCAGTTATCCCACGCAGGAATACTCTCCCTGCTGTCGAGAACATCCGGTTACACAGAG GCTCCTCCTTTGAAACTAACAGCCATCACCGTCCCATCCATTTCAACAACTCCGGCCAGTCTGTTGAGTCTGTCAATGACGGGTTCAGCTCCTACCTG AGAACCAAAGCGCCTCTGACTCGCTCAGACAGCGGCAACTCCGATGACAACTATGTGCCCATGAATCCTGGCTCCTCGCCACTCAGCGCTGCCCaggctgacagccctaaaaatATCTACATCCCGATGAGTCCTGGGCCACATCACTTTGATTTCCCAGGATTCTCTGCAACATTACCTGCCCGTAAGGGGAGCAGCGCCTCTCTGTGTCACCGGCCCAGCCGCCTCAGTGATGTCACACCACCACCAATCAACCGCAACCTCAAACCCAACAGGAAAT CGAAGCCAACACCTCTTGATTTGAAGAACAATGGGATCATTGATGAGCTGCCATTTAAGAGCCCAGTCACTATGTCCTGGACACGGCCCAT GCCTGCTATGAACTCCATTTCCTCGCAGCATTGTCGACCCATCTCTACACAGAGCATCACCAGCACCGACTCTGCAGACAGTGAGGAGAACTATGTGGCTATG CAGAACCCAGCGTCTACCTCCCCAGCCGTGAGCGGCACCAGCAGCCCGGCCCCTAGGAAGTGTGGCAACGTGGACTACCTAGCCCTGGATTTCCAGCCAGGGTCACCCAGTCCGCACAGAAAA CCGTCTACATcctccgtgacctcggatgagaAGGTGGACTACGTGCAAGTTGACAAGGAGAAGACCCAGGCACTGCAAAGCACCATGCAAGAGTGGACCGATGTGCGGCAGTCTACTGAACCTGCCAAGGGGGTCAAGTCCTGA